In Massilistercora timonensis, the following are encoded in one genomic region:
- a CDS encoding IS110 family transposase, which translates to MNCVGIDVSKGKSMIAVMRPFGEVVVSPFEVLHTDSELSKLAGLLKSLDGETRVVMESTGNYHAPVAWLLHDAGLYVSVINAMLVHDYGNNSLRRAKTDKKDAVKLANYGLDHWLTLPRYVPDEDTRLMLKTCYRQYQQYSKVQTMLKNNLISLLDIAFPDANRLFTSPPRADGSEKWVDFVAAFWHCECVCGLSEKAFTAKYHKWCRKHGYNFSEDKALDIYASACGHFGVMPKTDTAKLLVEQAISQLRATSATLAALKQEMQSLAASLPEYPVVMGMFGVGPVLGPQLMAEIGDVRRFHSKKALVAFAGIDAPPYQSGQMDIRSRSISKRGSSSLRRTLFLVMSVILQRAPMNEPIYQFMNKKRSEGKPYRVYMMASANKFLRIYYASVKAYLDSLGHD; encoded by the coding sequence ATGAACTGCGTTGGCATCGATGTTTCCAAGGGTAAGAGCATGATTGCAGTCATGCGCCCTTTTGGAGAGGTGGTAGTCTCGCCCTTTGAGGTACTTCACACCGACAGCGAACTGAGCAAGCTGGCAGGGCTGCTCAAAAGCCTGGATGGCGAGACCCGTGTGGTGATGGAATCCACAGGTAATTACCACGCGCCGGTGGCCTGGCTGCTCCACGACGCGGGGCTTTATGTCTCGGTAATCAATGCAATGCTGGTGCATGACTACGGAAACAACAGTTTAAGACGGGCCAAGACCGACAAGAAGGATGCCGTGAAGCTGGCCAACTACGGCCTTGACCACTGGCTCACACTGCCGAGATATGTCCCTGATGAGGATACCCGGCTCATGCTGAAGACCTGCTACCGGCAGTACCAGCAGTATTCCAAAGTACAGACCATGCTGAAGAACAACTTGATCTCCCTGCTGGACATTGCTTTCCCGGACGCAAACCGCCTGTTTACCAGTCCGCCCCGCGCCGATGGCAGCGAGAAGTGGGTGGACTTTGTAGCCGCTTTTTGGCATTGCGAGTGCGTCTGTGGCCTGTCTGAGAAGGCTTTTACCGCCAAGTACCATAAATGGTGCAGAAAGCACGGCTACAATTTCAGCGAAGATAAGGCGCTGGACATTTATGCCTCCGCCTGTGGACACTTTGGTGTCATGCCGAAAACGGATACAGCAAAACTTTTGGTAGAACAGGCCATTTCCCAACTCCGGGCAACTTCTGCCACATTAGCTGCTCTCAAGCAGGAGATGCAATCCTTGGCGGCTTCTCTGCCGGAGTATCCGGTGGTGATGGGGATGTTTGGTGTTGGTCCTGTCCTCGGCCCCCAACTCATGGCTGAAATTGGCGATGTACGCCGTTTTCATTCCAAAAAAGCGCTGGTTGCCTTTGCGGGCATTGATGCTCCGCCCTACCAATCCGGCCAAATGGATATCCGTAGCCGCAGCATTTCCAAGCGGGGATCTTCCTCACTGCGCAGGACGCTCTTTCTAGTGATGAGTGTCATCCTGCAACGTGCTCCAATGAATGAGCCGATCTACCAGTTCATGAACAAGAAACGCTCAGAAGGCAAGCCCTACCGTGTCTACATGATGGCCTCCGCAAATAAGTTCCTGCGCATCTACTACGCTTCGGTGAAAGCCTACTTGGATTCCCTGGGTCACGACTGA
- a CDS encoding DUF4366 domain-containing protein, with amino-acid sequence MKNKKIFKTLSALCAALVLMMGLSVTAFAQGTEELPAEDATNDSNVVVEETEDSPALTPDGNAALVDDFGDNKQLITVTTKAGNYFYILIDRANEDKETAVHFLNQVDEADLMALMEDGQTTQEQPATCTCTEKCVAGAVNTACPVCATNMSACTGKEPEPETPEETPEPEEPAQKPAGLNPAILLAVLALMGGGGAFAYFKLVKSRPKTKGNDNLDDYDYGEDDTDQEDEDSWETEESDEPDADGGGDEESEDKTV; translated from the coding sequence ATGAAGAATAAGAAAATTTTCAAAACCCTTTCGGCCCTCTGCGCCGCCCTGGTGCTGATGATGGGCCTTTCCGTGACTGCCTTTGCCCAGGGAACGGAAGAACTTCCGGCGGAGGATGCCACCAACGACAGCAATGTGGTCGTGGAGGAAACCGAGGACAGTCCGGCCCTGACCCCGGATGGCAACGCCGCCCTGGTGGATGATTTCGGCGACAACAAGCAGCTCATCACCGTCACCACCAAGGCAGGCAACTACTTCTACATCCTCATTGACCGGGCCAACGAGGACAAGGAAACCGCTGTCCACTTCTTAAACCAGGTGGACGAGGCGGACCTGATGGCGCTGATGGAGGACGGTCAGACCACCCAGGAGCAGCCCGCCACCTGTACCTGTACGGAGAAATGTGTGGCCGGTGCGGTGAATACGGCCTGCCCGGTGTGTGCCACCAATATGAGCGCCTGCACGGGTAAGGAGCCGGAACCGGAGACCCCGGAAGAAACCCCGGAACCGGAAGAACCGGCGCAGAAACCCGCAGGACTGAATCCGGCCATTCTTTTGGCGGTGCTGGCTCTGATGGGTGGCGGCGGCGCTTTTGCCTACTTTAAGCTGGTAAAAAGCAGACCCAAGACCAAGGGCAACGACAATTTGGACGATTATGACTACGGCGAGGATGATACCGATCAGGAGGACGAGGACTCCTGGGAGACCGAGGAATCTGACGAGCCGGACGCTGACGGGGGCGGCGACGAGGAAAGCGAGGACAAGACGGTTTGA
- a CDS encoding type IA DNA topoisomerase yields the protein MKLVIAEKPSVAQSLAAVIGATARKDGYLEGGGWRVSWCVGHLAGLADADAYNPDYAKWRYDDLPILPEPWQMVVSKDKKKQFDVLKQLMNAPDVTEVVNACDAGREGELIFRSVYELAGCQKPMKRLWISSMEDSAIREGFANLRPGADYDGLRDAALCRAKADWLVGINATRLFSVLYHRTLNIGRVMSPTLALIVQREAEIDTFKPVPFYTVTLELPGFTVSGERMADKAAAQQLKTACQGAAATVKKVGRKNKSEKPPALYDLTTLQRDANRLLGFTAQQTLDYLQNLYEKKLCTYPRTDSRYLTSDMAASLPELVQLTAGAMPFSNGMEIACNAAQIVNDKKVTDHHAVIPTRNLQGADLSGLPVGEKAVLELVALRLLCAVAQPYTFAETAVVVECAGAEFTAKGRTVKNYGWRALDAAYRAGLKNVEQDKEPEDKALPELSEGQTLPLSGATVKEGKTTPPKHFTEDTLLSAMETAGKDDMPEDAERKGLGTPATRAGILEKLVSTGFLERKKSKKTVQLMPSHDAVSLITVLPEQLQSPLLTAEWEYRLGEIERGELAPEDFMAGISAMLKELVGTYQAIKGTEYLFSPSHEVVGKCPRCGGEVAEMQKGFFCQTESCKFAIWKNNKWWEMKHKQPTKAIVTALLKDGRAHVRGLYSEKTGKTYDATVVLADDGQYANFKLEFDQQKGGKR from the coding sequence ATGAAGCTGGTGATCGCTGAGAAACCGTCCGTTGCCCAAAGTCTGGCCGCCGTGATTGGGGCCACCGCCCGCAAGGACGGCTATCTGGAGGGCGGCGGCTGGCGGGTCAGCTGGTGTGTGGGCCATCTGGCTGGTCTGGCCGACGCCGACGCTTATAACCCGGACTACGCCAAGTGGCGCTATGACGATCTGCCCATTCTGCCGGAACCCTGGCAGATGGTGGTGAGCAAGGACAAGAAGAAACAGTTTGATGTGCTGAAGCAGCTGATGAACGCCCCGGATGTGACCGAAGTGGTAAACGCCTGCGACGCCGGACGCGAGGGGGAGCTGATCTTCCGCAGCGTCTATGAGCTGGCGGGCTGCCAGAAGCCCATGAAGCGGCTCTGGATTTCCTCAATGGAGGATTCCGCCATCCGGGAGGGCTTTGCAAACCTGCGCCCCGGTGCAGACTATGACGGCCTGCGGGATGCGGCCCTCTGCCGCGCCAAAGCGGACTGGCTGGTGGGTATCAATGCCACCCGGCTGTTTTCCGTGCTGTACCACCGGACCCTCAACATCGGACGTGTCATGTCCCCGACGCTGGCCCTCATTGTCCAGCGAGAAGCCGAGATCGACACCTTCAAGCCGGTGCCATTCTACACGGTCACACTGGAGCTGCCCGGTTTCACCGTTTCCGGGGAGCGCATGGCAGACAAGGCTGCCGCCCAACAGCTGAAAACGGCCTGCCAAGGTGCGGCTGCCACAGTGAAAAAAGTGGGGCGCAAAAACAAATCCGAGAAGCCGCCCGCCCTCTATGACCTGACCACCCTCCAACGGGACGCCAACCGGCTGCTGGGGTTCACCGCCCAGCAAACCCTGGACTACCTGCAAAATTTGTATGAAAAGAAGCTCTGTACCTACCCTCGGACGGACAGCCGCTATCTGACTTCGGATATGGCGGCGAGTCTACCGGAGCTGGTCCAGCTCACTGCCGGGGCGATGCCCTTTTCCAATGGCATGGAGATTGCCTGCAATGCCGCCCAGATTGTCAACGACAAGAAAGTGACCGACCATCATGCAGTGATCCCTACCCGCAACCTCCAGGGCGCGGACCTGTCCGGCCTGCCGGTGGGCGAAAAGGCGGTGCTGGAGTTGGTGGCTCTGCGCCTGCTGTGCGCCGTGGCCCAGCCCTATACCTTTGCGGAAACCGCCGTTGTTGTCGAGTGCGCCGGAGCGGAGTTTACTGCCAAAGGCCGCACAGTGAAAAATTACGGCTGGCGGGCGCTGGACGCTGCCTATCGCGCAGGGCTGAAGAATGTGGAGCAGGACAAAGAACCCGAGGACAAGGCTCTGCCTGAGCTGTCTGAAGGTCAGACGCTGCCCCTTTCTGGTGCTACCGTCAAGGAGGGCAAGACCACCCCGCCCAAGCACTTCACCGAAGATACGCTACTCTCCGCAATGGAGACTGCCGGGAAGGACGATATGCCGGAGGATGCCGAGCGCAAGGGCCTGGGGACCCCGGCCACCCGCGCCGGGATTCTGGAAAAGCTGGTTTCCACCGGCTTTTTGGAGCGCAAAAAGAGCAAGAAAACCGTGCAGCTCATGCCATCCCATGACGCGGTATCCCTTATCACCGTGTTGCCGGAGCAGCTGCAATCGCCCCTTCTGACTGCTGAGTGGGAGTACCGGCTGGGTGAGATCGAGCGTGGCGAGCTGGCCCCGGAGGATTTCATGGCTGGGATTAGTGCCATGCTCAAAGAACTTGTGGGAACCTATCAAGCTATCAAGGGAACGGAGTATTTGTTCAGCCCTTCCCACGAAGTGGTGGGCAAATGCCCCCGCTGTGGCGGAGAGGTTGCAGAAATGCAAAAAGGCTTCTTCTGTCAGACAGAATCTTGCAAATTTGCAATTTGGAAAAACAACAAGTGGTGGGAGATGAAGCACAAGCAACCTACCAAAGCCATCGTAACGGCACTGCTCAAAGATGGCCGCGCTCATGTGAGGGGCTTGTACTCCGAGAAAACCGGCAAGACCTACGATGCCACTGTGGTGTTGGCGGATGATGGGCAGTACGCCAACTTCAAGCTGGAGTTTGACCAGCAGAAAGGTGGCAAACGATGA
- a CDS encoding CHAP domain-containing protein: MNKEPRLRFTDEERADPALEKPIRKADKAAAKADKAQAKIPKKQVRQKTVDPETGKVTTKLVLEDKKKPPSKLSHAVRDTPANAALGKLHKEIRETEQDNVGVESAHKSEEAAETGVRLAREGYRSHKLKPYRKAAQAEQKLEKANVNALYQKSLRENPQLASNPISRWQQKQAIKKEYAAAKRAGQAVGNTAKTAEATGMAAKAVKEKAQQAGAFVMRHKKGFLIAGAIFLLVCMLLNTMSSCSMMAQSIGSVVSGTTYPSDDPELVAVEADYAAKETALQAEIDNIESSHPGYDEYRYDLDMIGHDPHELAAYLSAVLQGYTRQSAQAELERVFDAQYELTLTEEVEIRYRTETSTDPVTGETTTEEVPYEYYILNVKLTSKPISSVASELLTPEQLEMYQVYRQTLGNKPLIFGGGSPDTSNSEDLTGVVFVNGTRPGNQAVVDIAKSQVGNVGGQPYWSWYGFNSRVEWCACFVSWCYGQMGLSEPRFAACQSQGIPWFQSHGQWGGRDYANIAPGDAIFFDWDLDGSADHVGLVVGTDGSRVYTVEGNSGDACKIKSYSLSYECIKGYGLMNW; this comes from the coding sequence TTGAATAAGGAACCGCGCCTGCGCTTTACGGACGAGGAACGGGCTGACCCGGCTCTGGAGAAGCCCATCCGTAAGGCGGACAAGGCCGCCGCCAAAGCAGACAAGGCGCAGGCCAAAATCCCCAAAAAGCAGGTCCGGCAAAAGACGGTGGACCCGGAGACCGGCAAAGTGACCACCAAGCTGGTGCTGGAGGACAAGAAGAAGCCGCCCTCCAAATTGTCCCATGCGGTGCGGGATACCCCCGCCAATGCCGCTCTGGGGAAGCTCCACAAGGAAATCCGGGAGACCGAACAGGACAATGTGGGCGTGGAGAGCGCCCACAAGTCCGAGGAGGCTGCCGAGACCGGCGTTAGGCTTGCACGGGAAGGCTACCGCAGCCACAAGTTGAAGCCCTACCGCAAGGCGGCCCAGGCCGAGCAGAAGCTGGAGAAGGCCAATGTGAACGCCTTGTATCAGAAGTCCCTGCGGGAAAATCCCCAGCTTGCCAGCAACCCCATCTCCCGCTGGCAGCAGAAACAGGCCATCAAAAAGGAATACGCTGCCGCCAAGCGCGCCGGTCAAGCTGTCGGGAACACCGCCAAGACTGCGGAGGCCACCGGCATGGCGGCCAAGGCGGTCAAGGAGAAAGCCCAGCAAGCGGGCGCGTTTGTCATGCGCCACAAAAAGGGCTTTTTGATTGCGGGTGCGATCTTCCTGCTGGTCTGTATGCTGCTCAACACCATGTCCTCCTGCTCCATGATGGCGCAGAGTATCGGTTCCGTGGTGTCCGGCACCACCTACCCGTCGGATGATCCTGAGCTGGTGGCGGTGGAGGCCGACTACGCTGCCAAAGAAACGGCGCTGCAAGCCGAGATCGACAACATCGAAAGCAGCCATCCGGGGTATGACGAGTACCGCTATGACCTGGATATGATCGGGCATGACCCCCATGAGCTGGCAGCCTACCTGTCCGCCGTGCTGCAAGGCTATACCCGGCAGAGCGCCCAGGCCGAGCTGGAGCGCGTGTTCGACGCACAGTATGAACTGACGCTTACCGAGGAAGTGGAGATACGATACCGCACCGAAACTTCCACGGACCCCGTGACCGGCGAGACGACCACCGAGGAAGTCCCGTATGAGTATTACATTCTGAATGTGAAGCTCACCAGCAAGCCCATATCTTCCGTGGCTTCGGAGCTGCTAACCCCGGAACAGCTGGAAATGTACCAGGTGTACCGGCAGACGCTGGGCAACAAGCCGCTGATCTTCGGCGGCGGCTCCCCGGATACGAGCAACTCCGAGGACCTGACCGGCGTGGTATTCGTCAACGGCACCCGCCCCGGCAATCAGGCCGTGGTGGACATAGCCAAAAGTCAGGTGGGCAATGTGGGCGGTCAGCCCTACTGGAGCTGGTACGGCTTCAATTCCCGTGTGGAATGGTGCGCCTGCTTCGTGTCCTGGTGCTACGGCCAGATGGGGCTGTCCGAGCCGCGCTTTGCCGCCTGCCAGTCCCAGGGTATTCCGTGGTTCCAGTCTCACGGACAATGGGGCGGGCGTGATTACGCCAATATCGCCCCCGGCGACGCCATCTTCTTTGACTGGGACCTGGATGGCAGCGCCGACCATGTGGGCCTTGTGGTCGGCACAGACGGCAGCCGGGTCTACACCGTGGAGGGCAATTCTGGCGACGCCTGCAAGATCAAGAGTTATTCCCTGTCCTACGAGTGCATCAAGGGCTACGGCCTGATGAACTGGTAA
- a CDS encoding DUF3851 family protein, giving the protein MKPNTELNTMMFFDDALEGERTQLLTELADAVSETRTAADQAAELNEDGEAGLLRLTEIWCAMNGVPAIVIFEGGQSELLANVVAQIYAHLLQHPSRDPVGLAVYVELRYMTASLMLGEWFE; this is encoded by the coding sequence ATGAAACCCAACACCGAACTGAATACCATGATGTTTTTTGACGATGCCCTGGAGGGTGAGCGCACCCAGCTGCTCACCGAGCTGGCCGATGCCGTCAGCGAGACCCGCACGGCGGCGGATCAGGCTGCGGAGCTGAACGAGGACGGCGAAGCGGGCCTGCTGCGCCTGACGGAAATCTGGTGCGCCATGAACGGCGTCCCGGCCATCGTCATCTTCGAGGGCGGGCAGTCCGAGCTGCTGGCCAATGTGGTGGCGCAGATCTACGCCCATCTGCTTCAGCACCCCTCCCGTGACCCTGTGGGGCTGGCCGTCTATGTGGAGCTGCGCTACATGACGGCCTCCCTCATGTTGGGGGAATGGTTTGAATAA
- a CDS encoding YodL domain-containing protein yields the protein MAESVFEAVKQSITVREAAQMYGIEVNRSGMACCPFHDDKNPSMKLNEEYFYCFGCGATGDVIDFTARLYNLSPKEAAEKLAQDFGLAYDSQAPPRRRHVRQKSEAQKFKEDRDHAFRVLADYFHLLRKWETDYTPKTPEENPHPRFMEAIQKKDYVGYLLDFFLENSPEEQKLWIAEHQSEIAKLERRVKFMADKTTNRERLQEITAGIEQGIKELFESEKYMRYLSVMSKFHRYSVNNTMLIYMQRPDATLVAGFNKWKNQFERHVKKGEHGITIIAPTPYKKKIEEMKRDPDTHAPILDADGKAVMEEKEIEIPMFRPVKVFDVSQTDGKPLPELASSLSGTVPHYEAFMEALRRSAPVPIEFEPMAENMDGYFSSDQQRIAIREGMSEVQTVSAAVHETAHSKLHDPKKYEAEPTWKIVMVSEGGTKHDFRLDFATEAEAEQAAAEEGWRYVDENRFEWRLEVEEDLTAVKQAAKNRNTEEVEAESISYAVCQYFGIQTGENSFGYIASWSKDKELKELRASLETINKTSCELINDIERNYKEICKERGIDLTAATEPQQDSIEQLAADIDQFTFDYDPYEYRNNADSREDALHELTATLRSGDASGVREWLQNIVNEDEPDETTQKAAELMGRLDQLVPMTEPEQLTEPENTESVQPSAEYREALLVLDDTSYLHVQPCDTGWDYTLYDVATMKQMDGGQLDGPDMGRSTAVSHICEDLGMGGKSIKYAPLSMIETLQEAAYHQMQEQVSQQTTEAAATQLPDAQEQALDEYPMPDPALTQDDLEKCGYLDGDLLPLSKERAYELMERDLTVYIVQEGENPEMAFDTADLDAHDGIFAVSREEWEQSPDFHEKVLERQDRQLEREQAFLSHEGNCFAIYQVSKDDPQNVRFMNLDWLQSHNLSVERSNYDLIYTAPLDGSGSTMEQLERLYEQFNLQKPVDFHSPSMSVSDIVAIKQNGQVSCHYCDSVGFTQVQGFLPENSLRNAEMTVEDDYGMIDGIINNGPKEPTVAQLEQQARSGQPISLMDLAAAVHREEREKKKSVMEQLKSQPKTEHKKTAQKKSAEREL from the coding sequence ATGGCTGAAAGTGTCTTTGAGGCTGTCAAGCAGTCCATCACCGTCCGAGAAGCAGCGCAGATGTACGGAATCGAGGTCAACCGGAGCGGCATGGCCTGTTGTCCCTTCCACGATGACAAAAATCCCAGCATGAAGCTGAACGAGGAATATTTTTATTGCTTTGGCTGCGGAGCCACCGGCGATGTGATTGACTTCACAGCGAGGCTCTACAATCTGTCCCCCAAAGAGGCCGCCGAGAAGCTGGCCCAGGATTTTGGCCTGGCTTATGACAGTCAGGCCCCTCCCCGGCGACGCCATGTCCGCCAGAAATCCGAGGCGCAGAAATTCAAGGAGGACCGAGACCATGCCTTTCGTGTCCTGGCCGACTACTTTCATTTGCTCCGCAAGTGGGAAACGGACTACACACCCAAAACACCGGAGGAAAATCCACATCCCCGATTCATGGAGGCAATCCAGAAAAAGGACTATGTGGGCTATCTGCTGGATTTTTTTCTGGAGAACAGCCCGGAGGAGCAAAAGCTGTGGATTGCCGAACATCAATCAGAAATAGCCAAATTGGAAAGGAGAGTGAAATTCATGGCTGATAAGACCACCAATCGAGAACGGTTACAAGAGATCACAGCGGGCATTGAACAGGGTATCAAGGAACTGTTTGAGAGCGAGAAGTATATGCGCTATCTGTCCGTCATGTCCAAGTTCCACCGCTACTCCGTCAACAACACCATGCTCATCTATATGCAGCGCCCGGACGCCACCCTGGTGGCCGGGTTCAACAAGTGGAAAAATCAGTTTGAGCGCCATGTGAAAAAGGGTGAGCATGGTATCACCATCATTGCCCCCACGCCCTACAAAAAGAAGATCGAGGAAATGAAGCGCGACCCGGATACTCATGCACCCATCCTGGACGCGGATGGCAAGGCGGTCATGGAGGAAAAAGAAATTGAAATCCCCATGTTCCGTCCGGTGAAGGTGTTCGATGTGAGCCAGACGGACGGAAAGCCCCTGCCAGAGCTGGCCTCCAGCCTGTCCGGGACGGTGCCGCACTATGAGGCTTTCATGGAAGCTCTGCGCCGCTCGGCTCCGGTTCCCATCGAGTTTGAGCCGATGGCCGAGAACATGGACGGCTATTTCTCCTCTGACCAGCAGCGGATCGCCATCCGGGAAGGCATGAGCGAGGTGCAGACTGTTTCCGCCGCTGTCCATGAGACCGCGCACAGTAAGCTCCACGACCCCAAAAAGTACGAAGCGGAGCCGACCTGGAAGATCGTGATGGTGAGCGAGGGCGGCACCAAGCATGACTTCCGTCTGGACTTCGCCACCGAAGCAGAGGCGGAACAGGCCGCCGCCGAGGAAGGCTGGCGCTATGTGGACGAGAATCGGTTTGAGTGGCGGTTGGAAGTGGAGGAAGATCTGACGGCGGTGAAACAGGCCGCCAAGAACCGCAACACCGAGGAAGTGGAGGCCGAGAGCATTTCTTATGCGGTTTGCCAGTATTTCGGCATCCAGACCGGCGAGAACAGTTTTGGCTACATCGCTTCCTGGTCGAAGGACAAGGAGCTGAAGGAGCTGCGGGCCAGTCTGGAGACCATCAACAAGACTTCCTGCGAGCTGATTAACGACATCGAGCGCAACTACAAGGAAATCTGCAAGGAGCGCGGCATTGACCTGACTGCCGCCACGGAACCGCAGCAGGACTCTATCGAGCAGCTGGCAGCAGACATCGACCAGTTCACTTTCGATTATGACCCTTATGAGTATCGGAACAATGCAGATAGCCGTGAGGACGCACTGCACGAACTGACTGCCACACTCCGAAGCGGAGATGCCAGCGGTGTACGCGAATGGCTCCAGAATATCGTGAACGAGGATGAACCGGATGAAACCACCCAAAAAGCTGCCGAGCTTATGGGACGCTTGGATCAGCTGGTGCCGATGACTGAACCGGAACAGCTGACCGAGCCGGAAAATACCGAAAGTGTCCAGCCCAGCGCCGAGTACCGGGAGGCCCTGTTGGTGCTGGATGATACCAGCTACCTTCATGTTCAGCCCTGCGACACCGGCTGGGACTACACGCTCTACGATGTGGCAACCATGAAGCAGATGGACGGCGGCCAGTTGGACGGGCCGGATATGGGCCGTTCCACAGCGGTTAGCCATATCTGCGAGGACCTGGGGATGGGCGGCAAGTCCATCAAGTATGCGCCGCTGTCCATGATCGAGACTTTGCAGGAGGCGGCTTACCACCAGATGCAGGAACAGGTCAGCCAGCAGACCACAGAAGCTGCCGCCACCCAGCTGCCGGATGCCCAGGAGCAGGCGTTGGACGAGTATCCCATGCCGGACCCGGCACTGACTCAGGATGATCTGGAGAAATGCGGCTACCTGGACGGTGACCTTCTGCCCCTCTCCAAAGAGCGAGCCTATGAGCTGATGGAGCGAGACCTGACCGTTTATATCGTCCAGGAGGGTGAAAACCCGGAAATGGCCTTTGACACTGCCGACCTGGACGCCCATGACGGTATCTTTGCTGTGTCCCGCGAGGAATGGGAGCAAAGCCCGGACTTTCACGAAAAAGTTTTGGAACGACAGGATCGGCAGTTGGAACGGGAACAGGCGTTTCTTTCCCATGAGGGAAATTGTTTTGCTATTTATCAGGTGAGCAAGGATGACCCGCAGAATGTGCGTTTTATGAATCTGGATTGGCTGCAATCGCACAATCTGTCCGTAGAGCGGAGTAACTATGACCTTATCTATACCGCCCCTCTGGACGGTTCCGGCAGCACTATGGAGCAGCTGGAAAGGCTGTATGAGCAGTTCAATCTGCAAAAGCCGGTGGATTTTCACAGCCCGTCTATGAGCGTCAGTGACATCGTTGCCATCAAGCAGAATGGTCAGGTATCCTGTCATTACTGCGACAGTGTTGGTTTCACCCAGGTGCAAGGTTTCTTGCCGGAAAATTCGCTGAGAAATGCGGAAATGACGGTGGAAGATGATTACGGCATGATCGACGGTATCATCAATAACGGCCCAAAGGAGCCGACAGTGGCCCAGCTGGAACAACAGGCCCGCAGTGGTCAGCCCATTTCTCTTATGGACTTGGCAGCAGCCGTCCATCGAGAGGAACGGGAAAAGAAAAAGTCCGTAATGGAGCAGCTGAAAAGCCAGCCCAAGACGGAACACAAAAAGACAGCGCAAAAAAAGAGCGCGGAAAGGGAGCTTTGA
- a CDS encoding DUF4315 family protein: protein MAKNKIQRIDQEIAKVREKIAEYQDKLKTLEAQKTEAENLEIVQMVRALRLTPEQLNAMLSGGTVPGMAAASANYNEQEDTDHEE, encoded by the coding sequence ATGGCTAAGAACAAAATCCAGCGCATTGACCAGGAGATTGCCAAGGTCCGCGAGAAGATCGCGGAGTACCAGGACAAGCTGAAAACCCTGGAGGCGCAGAAAACCGAGGCGGAGAACCTGGAAATCGTTCAGATGGTGCGCGCCCTGCGGCTGACCCCGGAGCAGCTGAACGCCATGCTCTCCGGTGGTACGGTCCCTGGCATGGCCGCTGCCTCCGCCAACTACAACGAACAGGAGGATACCGACCATGAAGAATAA